DNA from Candidatus Beckwithbacteria bacterium:
CATTTGAATAATGGAAATCCCCGATTCGGTTTCTCCTTTTAAGATTTGGCAAGGAACAGGCGTGGAGCCGCGGTAACGGGGCAAAAGCGAGGGGTGGAGATTGAGACCAGCGCTCTTTAGTTTTTGGCCATAGTCGGCGCTGATAACCAGATTGGTTTTGTCCGGCTGGTCAACAAGAGTATAGCCGGCCTGGATTAGGGCTTTTTTAACAATAGCCGAGTTGGCTGAAGAACCGAAGAAAAGAATAGAAATTGGCGGCATAGATACAGTATAATAGGAGTATGCCGTTAGGAAAACAACAATTAGCGAGCTGGCTGGACGAACATCGGGGTTTATGGTGGTGGGTGGCAGATGTGACGAAACTATCTGATGAAAGTATTCTTGAGGGAGTAATGAATTACGGCGACTGGGCAGATTTTTTACAGCTAAAAAAATGGTGGGGGTTAGATAAAATCCGTCTGTTATTTGAAAAAATGACCACCCAGAGGCGGGTTAATTTGCGGCCGCCTGTCCGGGTTTTGTTTAATGATTATTTAACTTTTCATGCTGACTAAAATTTTAACAAAAAATCAGCAGGAATTACTGCCTTTAATCAGCCAATTCTCTCCGCAGTTTTATTTGGTTGGCGGAACGGCGTTGACGCTGCAGTTGGGCCATCGGCGGTCGATTGATTTTGATCTGTTTTCAGAGAAAGATTTTAGAAATGACCTGATTATTAAAAAAATTAACCGGTATTATCCGATCAGCCAAACTTATATTAATAGTAAAGATGAATTAACAGTTAAGGTAAATCAGGTAAAAATGAGTTGGTATAATTTTCCTTTCGTTGTACCGCACGAAGTTAGTTGCGAAAAAATCATCACCATGCCGGATGTATTAACGATCTCTGCCATGAAAGTTTATGCCTTGGGCCAGCGGGCGAAATGGAAGGATTACGTGGACTTGTATTTTATTTTCAGAAAATATTCGTTAGTAGAAGTTGTCAATCGGGCGAGTCAGTTATTTCCTAATCATATTAATGAACGTTTGCTGCGGGAGCAACTGGATTATTTTGCGGATGTTGATTATTCCGAAGATATAGAATACCTGCCGGGAATGGCGGTGAAAGATGAGATTATCAAAGAGGAGTTAAAAAAAATTGCAGTCAGTTAAAACGGATTTTTAACTGGTTTGAGGTGGTCGCGGCCGGAGCCGAAATAAAGCTGTTCATCTGACTTTTTAATATAATCAATAAATAAGATGCCGTTTAGGTGGTCGAGTTCGTGCTGAAAGTAAATCGAGTAAGGGGCGGTCAGGCGGACTGTTTTTGTCAGACTGCTGAGAGTTTGGTAGGAAACTTTAATTTTTACCGGCCGGTCAACAAAGCCGTAGTAACCGGGGAAAGACAGACAACCTTCAAGAAATTGGTCGTTTTTGGGTAAAGACGAAAGCATTTTTTTTGAAGATTTTAAAATCTGGGGATTAATAATTACTTCAATTTTTTTAGTAGGGAACATCATGACAAAGACACGCCAAAGAGAGCCGATTTGGTTGGCGGCCAGGCCGACGCCGAGCGGTTCCCGGGGATCGGGAATAACCGTGGCCAGCAAATTTTTGGCCAGCTCGCGAATTTCTTCGTTAATAGTTTTGACAGGTTTAGCGGTTTGGCGCAGGATGGGGTTAGGGTAATTTAATATCATAATTAGGTTTTAATTCCAGGGCTTGCTGAAGAGCTTGTTTAGCCAGTTGAGTTTGGTTTATTTGCTCATAAATCAGGCCTAAATTATAGTAAAGCTTGGCATCGGTGGGGGCCAGATAAATGGCTTTTTGAAGAGATTCGACAACATTTTGAGTATATTTTGTATCCAAGCTGCTTAAAAGCAGAAAAACTTTAATCCGGGATTTCCAGTAATTTAAGTGGACAGGGTTGGCTTGAATCACCTGGTCAGATTGGCTAATGGCCTCTTTAAGATAAAGGCCGCTTAATTTGGCGGCTTCGGTGGAGACCTGAGGGTTAGAGATTTGTCCGGAATAAAGATAAGCTAATTTAGCCAGGCTTTCGCTGTAGTCGTTCCGAAAAAGCGGTTCATTGGGTGAGAGGTCCACGGCCTGTTTTAAAGTTTGCGCGGCGCGGGGGATTTGGTTGGCATTGAGTAAATTGTGGCCTAAATTAAAA
Protein-coding regions in this window:
- a CDS encoding nucleotidyl transferase AbiEii/AbiGii toxin family protein, encoding MLTKILTKNQQELLPLISQFSPQFYLVGGTALTLQLGHRRSIDFDLFSEKDFRNDLIIKKINRYYPISQTYINSKDELTVKVNQVKMSWYNFPFVVPHEVSCEKIITMPDVLTISAMKVYALGQRAKWKDYVDLYFIFRKYSLVEVVNRASQLFPNHINERLLREQLDYFADVDYSEDIEYLPGMAVKDEIIKEELKKIAVS
- the def gene encoding peptide deformylase, with product MILNYPNPILRQTAKPVKTINEEIRELAKNLLATVIPDPREPLGVGLAANQIGSLWRVFVMMFPTKKIEVIINPQILKSSKKMLSSLPKNDQFLEGCLSFPGYYGFVDRPVKIKVSYQTLSSLTKTVRLTAPYSIYFQHELDHLNGILFIDYIKKSDEQLYFGSGRDHLKPVKNPF